From Amycolatopsis sp. cg9, one genomic window encodes:
- a CDS encoding siderophore-interacting protein: protein MNTTGLLEVTAVRRVTPRTARVTFTGEGLDALAAWPDQQLKLLFPPPGRPVRLPEADGDVMRWYQAYLAIPEDERPLMRSYTVRDRGKDTIDVDFVLHAGAPGPATTWARSAAPGQVVGRYGPDAAYRRPVPAADTVLLAGDETALPAIATLLSEVDNAVVFVEVADAAEEQALPQVRWVHRDGAEHGARLVAAVRETDWPAGRAAAWLGGEASTVRALRRHLVERGVDKSAIEFTGYWRRKLTQDDAPTPEDLADAREKLGG from the coding sequence GTGAACACAACCGGGCTGCTCGAAGTGACCGCGGTGCGGCGCGTGACCCCGCGCACCGCCCGCGTCACCTTCACCGGCGAGGGCCTCGACGCGCTGGCGGCGTGGCCGGACCAGCAGCTCAAGCTGCTGTTCCCGCCACCCGGCCGTCCGGTGCGGCTGCCCGAGGCCGACGGCGACGTGATGCGCTGGTACCAGGCGTACCTGGCGATCCCCGAAGACGAGCGTCCGCTGATGCGCAGCTACACCGTGCGGGACCGCGGCAAGGACACGATCGACGTGGACTTCGTGCTGCACGCCGGCGCGCCGGGCCCGGCCACTACGTGGGCCCGGTCGGCGGCGCCGGGCCAGGTCGTCGGCCGCTACGGCCCGGACGCGGCCTACCGCCGTCCGGTCCCGGCGGCGGACACGGTGCTGCTCGCCGGGGACGAGACGGCCCTGCCCGCGATCGCCACCCTGCTGTCCGAAGTGGACAACGCGGTGGTGTTCGTCGAGGTGGCGGACGCGGCCGAGGAGCAGGCGCTGCCGCAGGTCCGGTGGGTGCACCGCGACGGCGCCGAGCACGGGGCCAGGCTGGTGGCGGCGGTGCGCGAAACGGACTGGCCGGCAGGCCGGGCGGCGGCGTGGCTGGGCGGCGAGGCTTCGACCGTCCGCGCCCTGCGACGGCACCTCGTCGAACGCGGCGTGGACAAGAGCGCCATCGAGTTCACGGGCTACTGGCGGCGCAAGCTGACCCAGGACGACGCCCCGACCCCCGAAGACCTGGCCGACGCGCGGGAAAAGCTCGGTGGCTGA
- a CDS encoding cytochrome P450: MTRRCPFDPPAELGELPPVSRVRLWNGETPWLVTRYDDVRALLRDARVSADSDRPGYPHQSAASAARRRRAKSFITMDGAEHAAQRKLLTGDFLVKKMEALRPAIQRIVDDLVDGLLAGPKPVDLVPAFALPVPSLVICELLGVPYEDRELFQDITKVMVSRTATPAEAVQATEELLAYLGGLVERKAAAPGDDVLSKLAVTQYTTGRMTAEEVGSMGQLLLVAGHETTANMIALGTVALLEHPAQLELVRAGDADLLRRAVEELLRYLNITHTGRRRVATEDIEVGGEVIRAGEGIIAAGDVANRDEAVFEDADRLDVTREARHHVAFGYGVHQCLGQTLARVELQVVYGTLYRRIPELRLAVPVDELAFKDDMLVYGVHSLPVTW; the protein is encoded by the coding sequence ATGACCCGGCGGTGTCCCTTCGACCCGCCCGCCGAACTCGGTGAGCTGCCGCCGGTTTCCCGCGTGCGCCTGTGGAACGGCGAGACGCCGTGGCTGGTCACACGCTACGACGACGTCCGCGCGCTGCTGCGCGACGCGCGGGTCAGCGCCGACTCGGACCGGCCCGGCTACCCGCACCAGAGCGCGGCTTCGGCGGCCCGCCGCCGGCGCGCGAAGTCGTTCATCACCATGGACGGCGCCGAGCACGCGGCCCAGCGCAAGCTGCTGACCGGCGACTTCCTGGTCAAGAAGATGGAGGCGCTGCGCCCGGCGATCCAGCGCATCGTCGACGACCTCGTCGACGGGCTGCTGGCCGGGCCGAAGCCGGTCGACCTGGTGCCGGCGTTCGCGTTGCCGGTGCCGTCGCTGGTGATCTGCGAGCTGCTCGGCGTGCCGTACGAGGACCGGGAACTGTTCCAGGACATCACGAAGGTGATGGTGTCGCGGACGGCGACCCCGGCGGAAGCGGTGCAGGCCACCGAGGAGTTGCTGGCCTACCTCGGCGGGCTGGTCGAGCGGAAGGCGGCCGCCCCGGGCGACGACGTGCTGAGCAAGCTGGCGGTGACGCAGTACACGACCGGCCGCATGACCGCCGAAGAGGTCGGGTCGATGGGCCAGCTCCTGCTCGTGGCGGGCCACGAGACGACGGCGAACATGATCGCGCTCGGCACGGTCGCGCTCCTGGAACACCCCGCGCAGCTGGAGCTGGTGCGCGCGGGGGACGCCGACCTGCTACGCCGCGCGGTCGAAGAGTTGTTGCGCTACTTGAACATCACGCACACCGGACGCCGCCGCGTCGCGACCGAAGACATCGAAGTCGGCGGCGAGGTGATCCGCGCGGGCGAAGGCATCATCGCGGCCGGCGACGTGGCGAACCGCGACGAAGCGGTGTTCGAGGACGCGGACCGCCTCGACGTGACGCGAGAGGCCCGCCACCACGTGGCTTTCGGCTACGGCGTGCACCAGTGCCTCGGGCAGACGCTGGCGCGGGTGGAGCTGCAGGTGGTCTACGGGACGCTGTACCGCCGGATCCCGGAGCTGCGGCTCGCCGTGCCGGTGGACGAGCTGGCGTTCAAGGACGACATGCTCGTGTACGGCGTGCACAGCCTGCCGGTCACGTGGTGA
- a CDS encoding sugar ABC transporter substrate-binding protein, with translation MRIRFWATGLVATMGALLAACGGGSASGSGTTVNWWTWDDKQAAAYQQCASAFEKANPGTTVKITQYNVDDYFTKLTAGFVAGTAPDAFQNSVQYFQAYASQHQLLPLDDLIARDGFDLGKYSVGVDSWKFTDGKQYALPLDWATAGLYYSTDAITKAGYTPADVAKLTWNPDDGGTFGAMAAHLTVDRNGVRGDQPGFDKDAVATYGVGQLASRDFIGQTTWSSFAPTTGWRFGDKQQWPTKVNYDDPRFVKTAAWIRSLTDRGFSPKIGTFTTGGQATISDTDLLGSGKVAMETAGSWSAATFAKLPGVQVGLAPTVLGPSGKRAALSNSNGDTIWAGTKNPDLTWKWVSYLGSAECQTAASASGSFFPSIPAAMDSAASAMRGQGVDLSVFTTMLKDGTLYPAAVYGNGAALEEAERPLFEAYFGHQRDDDVFAEMAEKSEQVLAKQ, from the coding sequence ATGAGGATCCGCTTTTGGGCCACCGGACTGGTGGCGACGATGGGAGCGCTGCTGGCCGCCTGCGGTGGCGGTTCGGCGAGCGGCAGCGGGACCACCGTGAACTGGTGGACCTGGGACGACAAGCAGGCGGCCGCCTACCAGCAGTGCGCTTCGGCGTTCGAGAAGGCCAACCCGGGCACGACGGTGAAGATCACGCAGTACAACGTGGACGACTACTTCACCAAGCTGACCGCCGGGTTCGTCGCGGGCACCGCGCCCGACGCGTTCCAGAACAGCGTCCAGTACTTCCAGGCCTACGCCTCGCAGCACCAGCTGCTGCCGCTGGACGACCTGATCGCCCGCGACGGGTTCGACCTCGGGAAGTACTCGGTCGGCGTCGACTCGTGGAAGTTCACCGACGGCAAGCAGTACGCGCTGCCGCTCGACTGGGCCACGGCCGGGCTGTACTACAGCACCGACGCGATCACGAAGGCCGGCTACACCCCGGCCGACGTCGCGAAGCTGACCTGGAACCCCGACGACGGCGGCACGTTCGGCGCCATGGCCGCGCACCTGACCGTCGACAGGAACGGCGTCCGCGGCGACCAGCCGGGGTTCGACAAGGACGCCGTCGCCACCTACGGCGTCGGGCAGCTCGCGAGCCGCGACTTCATCGGGCAGACCACGTGGAGCTCGTTCGCCCCGACCACCGGCTGGCGGTTCGGGGACAAGCAGCAGTGGCCCACGAAGGTCAACTACGACGACCCGCGGTTCGTCAAGACGGCGGCGTGGATCCGGTCGCTGACCGACCGCGGCTTCTCGCCGAAGATCGGCACCTTCACCACCGGCGGCCAGGCGACGATCAGCGACACCGACCTGCTCGGCTCGGGCAAGGTGGCGATGGAGACGGCGGGCTCCTGGTCGGCGGCCACGTTCGCGAAGCTGCCCGGCGTGCAGGTCGGGCTCGCGCCGACCGTGCTCGGGCCGTCCGGCAAGCGCGCGGCGCTGTCCAATTCGAACGGCGACACGATCTGGGCGGGTACGAAGAACCCGGACCTGACCTGGAAGTGGGTCTCCTACCTGGGGTCGGCGGAGTGCCAGACCGCGGCGTCGGCGTCCGGCTCGTTCTTCCCGTCGATCCCGGCGGCGATGGACTCGGCCGCGTCGGCGATGCGGGGACAGGGCGTCGACCTGTCGGTGTTCACCACGATGCTGAAGGACGGCACGCTCTACCCGGCGGCGGTCTACGGCAACGGCGCGGCGCTGGAGGAAGCCGAGCGGCCGCTGTTCGAGGCGTACTTCGGGCACCAGCGCGACGACGACGTGTTCGCCGAAATGGCGGAGAAGAGCGAGCAGGTGCTGGCCAAGCAGTAA
- a CDS encoding snapalysin family zinc-dependent metalloprotease, whose amino-acid sequence MSRKYLLPGAAVALAMIATPLTAGPAFAAPEAATIVYYDTSDAPTFRDVINAGAANWNAAVSNVKLEESSSGATLHYTEGNDPRGSYAQTDGHGSGTIFIDYTQAEQYNQTRIAAHETGHALGLPDHYEGPCSELMSGGGPGPSCTNANPNAEESSQVESLWANGFAGARKAPTRVYEVTMPVK is encoded by the coding sequence ATGTCCAGGAAGTACCTGCTGCCCGGTGCCGCCGTCGCACTGGCGATGATCGCGACCCCGCTGACGGCCGGCCCGGCCTTCGCGGCCCCGGAAGCGGCCACGATCGTCTACTACGACACCTCGGACGCCCCCACCTTCCGCGACGTGATCAACGCGGGCGCGGCGAACTGGAACGCGGCGGTGTCCAACGTCAAGCTCGAGGAGAGCTCTTCGGGCGCGACGCTGCACTACACGGAGGGCAACGACCCGCGCGGCTCGTACGCCCAGACCGACGGCCACGGCAGCGGCACGATCTTCATCGACTACACCCAGGCCGAGCAGTACAACCAGACCCGCATCGCGGCCCACGAAACCGGGCACGCGCTGGGCCTGCCGGACCACTACGAGGGCCCGTGCTCGGAGCTGATGTCGGGCGGTGGCCCCGGCCCGTCCTGCACCAACGCGAACCCGAACGCCGAGGAGTCCTCGCAGGTGGAATCCCTGTGGGCCAACGGCTTCGCCGGCGCGCGCAAGGCGCCGACCCGCGTCTACGAAGTGACGATGCCGGTCAAGTGA
- a CDS encoding acetylxylan esterase: MLTDLGRDALWAYRSDYRAPPDFDAFWASTLTEARGHDIGVRVLPVETPLRTLDVFDVTFAGFGGHPIRAWLRLPRGAVEPLPAIVQFHGYGGSRGSALQELLWASAGYAHLQVDVRGQGGVTPDPAGSGPAYPGYLTRGIESRETYVYRRVFTDAARAVDAVRALPQVDPARVAVLGNSQGGGIALAAAGLVPDVAALHAQAPFLCDFRRASLIAGERPYVELSRYLADHRDAVERVFAVLAYFDGVGFAARAEAPAWFSAGLMDGIVPPSTVFGAYHAYRGPKEIDVWDYNGHEAGGADDLRAVLDAFGPLLKPSTVE, translated from the coding sequence ATGCTGACCGACCTCGGCCGCGACGCGCTGTGGGCGTACCGCAGCGACTACCGGGCACCGCCGGACTTCGACGCCTTCTGGGCCTCGACGCTGACCGAAGCGCGCGGGCACGACATCGGGGTGCGCGTGCTCCCGGTCGAGACGCCGCTGCGGACCCTCGACGTCTTCGACGTGACCTTCGCCGGGTTCGGCGGCCACCCGATCCGCGCCTGGCTGCGGCTGCCCCGCGGCGCCGTCGAGCCGCTGCCCGCGATCGTCCAGTTCCACGGCTACGGCGGCAGCCGGGGAAGCGCTCTCCAGGAGCTGCTGTGGGCGTCCGCCGGGTACGCGCACCTGCAGGTCGACGTGCGCGGCCAAGGCGGGGTGACGCCGGACCCGGCCGGCAGCGGGCCCGCCTACCCCGGGTACCTGACCCGCGGGATCGAGAGCCGCGAAACCTACGTCTACCGGCGGGTCTTCACCGACGCGGCCCGGGCGGTCGACGCCGTGCGCGCGCTCCCGCAGGTCGATCCGGCGCGGGTCGCGGTGCTCGGCAACAGCCAGGGCGGCGGCATCGCGCTGGCCGCCGCGGGGCTGGTGCCGGACGTCGCGGCGCTGCACGCGCAAGCCCCGTTCCTGTGCGACTTCCGGCGCGCGAGCCTGATCGCGGGGGAGCGGCCGTACGTCGAGCTGTCGCGGTACCTGGCCGACCACCGCGACGCCGTCGAGCGGGTCTTCGCGGTGCTGGCCTACTTCGACGGGGTCGGGTTCGCCGCGCGCGCCGAGGCGCCCGCCTGGTTCAGCGCCGGGCTGATGGACGGCATCGTGCCGCCCTCGACGGTGTTCGGCGCCTACCACGCCTACCGGGGGCCGAAGGAGATCGACGTCTGGGACTACAACGGCCACGAAGCCGGGGGAGCCGACGACCTGCGTGCGGTGCTCGACGCGTTCGGCCCGCTGCTCAAACCATCCACAGTGGAGTGA
- a CDS encoding GntR family transcriptional regulator: MAGERRLEALPSRQVLADGVYEQIRALIMNDGIEPGARVNIDEIARELGVSGTPVREALARLESEELVSRLPLRGYRVTELLNRKEVDDMYALRLLLEPPSAALAAAAMSDANVALLEAELATCPAAPAEDAYKDYKALTAHDQRLHELILRLAGNAAVEQAFARTHCHLHFFRLNYNQPFGEQTISEHRVIVDALVAGNAAAARKAMADHLEVARDRLLSRL; encoded by the coding sequence ATGGCGGGCGAACGGCGGCTCGAGGCCCTGCCGAGCAGGCAGGTGCTGGCCGACGGCGTCTACGAGCAGATCCGGGCGCTGATCATGAACGACGGCATCGAGCCGGGGGCCCGGGTCAACATCGACGAGATCGCCCGCGAGCTCGGCGTCTCGGGCACCCCGGTGCGCGAGGCGCTGGCCCGGCTCGAGTCGGAGGAGCTCGTCAGCAGGCTCCCGTTGCGCGGCTACCGCGTCACGGAACTGCTGAACCGCAAGGAAGTCGACGACATGTACGCGCTGCGCCTGCTGCTGGAGCCGCCGTCGGCGGCACTGGCGGCGGCCGCGATGTCGGACGCGAACGTGGCCCTGCTGGAAGCGGAGCTGGCGACGTGCCCGGCGGCCCCGGCGGAAGACGCGTACAAGGACTACAAGGCGTTGACCGCGCACGACCAGCGGCTGCACGAGCTGATCCTGCGCCTGGCGGGCAACGCGGCGGTCGAGCAGGCGTTCGCGCGGACCCACTGCCACCTGCACTTCTTCCGGCTGAACTACAACCAGCCGTTCGGCGAGCAGACGATCTCGGAGCACCGGGTGATCGTGGACGCGCTGGTGGCGGGCAACGCGGCGGCGGCACGCAAGGCGATGGCGGACCACCTCGAAGTGGCGCGGGACAGGCTGCTGTCGCGCCTCTGA
- a CDS encoding TetR/AcrR family transcriptional regulator: protein MVVFAGQGDARRSMELLWGPRVGAPRTGPGPKPGLSVEAIVSAAIEIADADGMPALSMRSVGERLGRTAMALYTYVPGKTELVDLMYDRTLAELPSSYSPASGWRPAALALADALWDLHLRHPWLLQVSPARPVLGPGEFHVQETLLSVLASTGLPLSRVRWVVAALFNIVRGSVQAAAESRQAATETGQSEEDWWYARSALLGELAPDLTARFPTVARLGEEGAYEPAAEGAYLEREARLSFEAGLELLLDGVEAAIAKAR from the coding sequence GTGGTCGTCTTCGCGGGTCAGGGCGACGCCCGCCGGTCCATGGAGCTGCTGTGGGGTCCGCGGGTGGGTGCCCCGCGCACGGGCCCGGGCCCCAAACCGGGCCTGTCCGTCGAGGCGATCGTGTCGGCGGCGATCGAGATCGCCGACGCCGACGGCATGCCGGCCCTGTCGATGCGCTCGGTCGGCGAGCGCCTCGGCCGCACGGCGATGGCGCTCTACACCTACGTCCCGGGCAAGACCGAGCTGGTCGACCTGATGTACGACCGGACACTGGCGGAGCTGCCCTCGTCGTATTCGCCGGCTTCGGGGTGGCGTCCGGCCGCGTTGGCGCTGGCCGATGCGCTGTGGGACCTGCACTTGCGGCACCCGTGGCTGTTGCAGGTGTCCCCGGCACGCCCGGTGCTGGGCCCGGGCGAATTCCACGTCCAGGAGACACTGCTTTCCGTGCTGGCCTCGACGGGCCTGCCACTGTCCCGGGTCCGCTGGGTGGTCGCGGCCCTGTTCAACATCGTCCGCGGCTCGGTCCAGGCGGCGGCGGAGTCCAGGCAGGCCGCGACCGAGACCGGACAGTCCGAAGAGGACTGGTGGTACGCGCGCTCGGCGCTGCTGGGCGAGCTGGCGCCGGACCTGACGGCACGCTTCCCGACGGTGGCCCGCCTGGGCGAGGAGGGCGCGTATGAGCCGGCCGCGGAGGGGGCGTACCTGGAGCGCGAGGCCCGGCTGTCGTTCGAGGCGGGCCTGGAGCTGCTGCTGGACGGCGTCGAGGCGGCGATCGCCAAGGCGCGTTAA
- a CDS encoding SDR family oxidoreductase yields MDIKGAVALVTGANRGLGRQFAAALLERGAAKVYAAARNPESVDLPGVVPLRLDVTDPASIREAVAAAGDVTLLVNNAGSSTGASLLGGSLDDIRLEMDTHYFGTLAVTREFAPVLERNGGGAVLNVLSVLSWFTAPQVAAYSAAKSAAWSLTNALRLELAPQKTQVTALHVGYMDTDMAKHVDGPKVDPALVAGLALDGVAAGRFEVLADDVSRNVRAGLSGELPGLYPALVS; encoded by the coding sequence ATGGACATCAAGGGTGCGGTCGCGCTGGTCACCGGAGCGAACCGCGGGCTCGGCAGGCAGTTCGCCGCCGCCTTGCTGGAGCGGGGTGCGGCCAAGGTCTACGCCGCCGCGCGGAACCCGGAGTCGGTCGACCTGCCGGGCGTGGTGCCGCTGCGCCTCGACGTGACCGACCCGGCGTCGATCCGGGAAGCCGTCGCGGCCGCCGGCGACGTCACGCTGCTGGTCAACAACGCCGGCTCGTCGACCGGCGCGTCGCTGCTCGGCGGGTCCCTGGACGACATCCGGCTGGAGATGGACACGCACTACTTCGGCACGCTGGCCGTGACGCGCGAGTTCGCGCCGGTGCTGGAGCGCAACGGCGGCGGTGCGGTCCTCAACGTCCTGTCGGTGCTTTCGTGGTTCACCGCACCGCAGGTCGCGGCGTACTCCGCGGCGAAGTCGGCGGCCTGGTCGCTGACCAACGCGTTGCGGCTGGAGCTGGCGCCGCAGAAGACGCAGGTGACCGCGCTGCACGTCGGCTACATGGACACCGACATGGCCAAGCACGTCGACGGCCCGAAGGTCGACCCGGCACTGGTGGCCGGGCTCGCGCTCGACGGCGTCGCGGCGGGCCGGTTCGAGGTGCTCGCCGACGACGTCAGCCGGAACGTGCGCGCCGGGCTGTCCGGCGAACTCCCGGGGCTGTACCCGGCGCTGGTTTCCTGA
- a CDS encoding TetR/AcrR family transcriptional regulator translates to MRGEILEAAGRLLAELGGEDGLTIRGVARAVGIAPASIYQHFSDRAELVRGLLDHEYARLAESMRVAEESLGETDVVGRIRAQIHAYCAFAMRNPGHYRLMLANGASELEAGSRPKGPLLDVIDRLTAGFERCVEAGHELRVTPGRAAAVVFVGAHGRVALFHSALNRTGAELVEPFVDELVSLVFA, encoded by the coding sequence CTGCGCGGGGAAATCCTCGAAGCGGCCGGCCGGTTGCTCGCCGAGCTCGGCGGCGAGGACGGGCTGACGATCCGCGGCGTGGCGCGGGCCGTCGGCATCGCCCCGGCGAGCATCTACCAGCATTTCTCCGATCGTGCGGAATTGGTGCGCGGGCTCCTCGACCACGAATACGCGCGGCTGGCCGAATCGATGCGCGTCGCCGAGGAGTCGCTCGGGGAAACCGACGTCGTCGGCCGCATCCGCGCACAGATTCACGCCTACTGCGCCTTCGCGATGCGGAATCCGGGGCACTACCGCTTGATGCTGGCGAACGGCGCGTCCGAACTGGAGGCGGGGTCGCGTCCGAAAGGTCCGCTCCTCGACGTGATCGACCGGCTGACGGCGGGGTTCGAGCGCTGCGTCGAGGCCGGGCACGAGCTCCGCGTCACCCCGGGCCGCGCGGCGGCGGTGGTGTTCGTCGGCGCGCACGGGCGGGTCGCGTTGTTCCACAGCGCGTTGAACCGGACCGGGGCCGAGCTGGTGGAGCCGTTCGTGGACGAGCTGGTGTCCCTCGTGTTCGCCTGA
- a CDS encoding ATP-binding cassette domain-containing protein, translated as MTSPRRAADTHDVIEVRGARENNLTGIDLDIPKRRLTVFTGVSGSGKSSLVFGTIAAESQRLINETYSAFLQSFMPSLSRPDVDLLENLSAAIVVDQERMGANSRSTVGTATDAYAMLRIAFSRLGEPYVGTSGAFSFNLPEGMCPACEGLGRVSDLDVGALLDFDLSLNEGAIQVPGFTPDTWYVQTYLSSGFYDPDAKLRDFTPEQLDALLHKDSCKVKVGKTNVTYEGLAVKVRRLYLHKDVESLQPKLRAFIEKAATFKTCGECGGARLNQAALSAKIDGKNIADCAALQISDLADFVRSLDAPSIRPLLGNLRDTLDSLVEIGLGYLSLDRESATLSGGEAQRVKMVRHLGSSLTDVTYVFDEPTVGLHPHDIERMNNLLLCLRDKGNTILVVEHKPETIRIADHVVDLGPGAGTDGGRLCYTGDVDGLRASGTLTGRHLDHRVTLREQVREPAGHLKITGAKLHNLRDVNVDVPLGVLTVVTGVAGSGKSSLIHGSLAHRDDVVVVDQSAIRGSRRSNPATYTGLLDPIRAAFAKANGVKASLFSANSEGACPKCKGLGVIYTDLAMMAGVASVCEECEGRRFTPEVLTYELRGKNISEVFGMSVAEAREFFATGTARTVLDRLADVGLGYLTLGQPLTTLSGGERQRLKLAIRMAEKGSTYILDEPTTGLHLADVDQLLALLDRIVDAGNTVIVIEHHQAVMAHADWLIDLGPGAGHDGGRVVFEGTPAALVADASTLTARHLREYLGKP; from the coding sequence ATGACTTCACCCAGGCGGGCCGCCGACACCCACGACGTGATCGAGGTCCGGGGGGCCCGGGAGAACAACCTGACCGGCATCGACCTGGACATCCCGAAACGCCGGCTCACGGTGTTCACGGGCGTGTCCGGCTCCGGCAAGTCGTCCCTGGTCTTCGGCACCATCGCGGCCGAGTCCCAGCGGCTGATCAACGAGACCTACAGCGCCTTCCTCCAGTCGTTCATGCCGAGCCTGTCGCGCCCGGACGTCGACCTGCTGGAGAACCTCAGCGCGGCCATCGTCGTCGACCAGGAACGGATGGGCGCGAACTCGCGCTCCACCGTCGGCACCGCGACCGACGCCTACGCGATGCTGCGGATCGCGTTCTCGCGGCTCGGCGAGCCGTACGTCGGCACGTCCGGCGCCTTCAGCTTCAACCTGCCCGAAGGCATGTGCCCGGCCTGCGAGGGCCTCGGCCGGGTGTCCGACCTCGACGTCGGCGCCCTGCTCGACTTCGACCTTTCCCTCAACGAAGGCGCGATCCAGGTGCCGGGCTTCACGCCGGACACGTGGTACGTGCAGACCTACCTCTCCTCCGGCTTCTACGACCCCGACGCCAAGCTCCGCGACTTCACGCCGGAGCAGCTGGACGCCCTGCTGCACAAGGACTCCTGCAAGGTGAAGGTCGGCAAGACCAACGTCACCTACGAGGGCCTCGCGGTGAAGGTCCGGCGGCTCTACCTGCACAAGGACGTCGAGTCGCTGCAGCCGAAGCTGCGCGCCTTCATCGAGAAGGCCGCCACCTTCAAGACCTGCGGCGAGTGCGGCGGCGCCCGGCTGAACCAGGCCGCGCTCTCGGCGAAGATCGACGGCAAGAACATCGCCGACTGCGCCGCGCTGCAGATCAGCGACCTCGCCGACTTCGTCCGGTCCCTCGACGCGCCGTCGATCCGGCCGCTGCTGGGCAACCTGCGCGACACCCTCGACTCGCTGGTCGAGATCGGCCTCGGCTACCTCTCGCTCGACCGCGAGTCCGCGACGCTGTCGGGCGGTGAGGCGCAGCGCGTGAAGATGGTGCGCCACCTCGGTTCCAGCCTCACCGACGTGACGTACGTCTTCGACGAGCCGACCGTCGGGCTGCACCCGCACGACATCGAGCGGATGAACAACCTCCTGCTCTGCCTGCGGGACAAGGGGAACACGATCCTGGTCGTCGAGCACAAGCCGGAGACGATCCGGATCGCCGACCACGTCGTCGACCTCGGGCCCGGCGCGGGCACCGACGGCGGGCGGCTCTGCTACACCGGGGACGTCGACGGCCTGCGCGCGTCCGGCACGCTCACCGGGCGCCACCTCGACCACCGCGTCACGCTGCGGGAGCAGGTCCGCGAACCCGCGGGCCACCTGAAGATCACCGGCGCGAAGCTGCACAACCTCCGGGACGTCAACGTCGACGTCCCGCTCGGCGTGCTGACCGTCGTGACCGGCGTGGCCGGCTCCGGGAAGTCGTCGCTGATCCACGGCTCGCTGGCGCACCGCGACGACGTCGTCGTGGTCGACCAGTCCGCGATCCGCGGGTCCCGCCGGTCGAACCCGGCCACCTACACCGGCCTGCTCGACCCGATCCGCGCCGCCTTCGCCAAGGCCAACGGCGTCAAGGCGAGCCTGTTCAGCGCCAACTCCGAAGGCGCCTGCCCGAAGTGCAAGGGCCTCGGCGTGATCTACACGGACCTGGCGATGATGGCCGGGGTCGCGTCGGTCTGCGAAGAGTGCGAGGGCCGCCGGTTCACGCCGGAGGTGCTGACGTACGAGCTGCGGGGCAAGAACATCAGCGAGGTCTTCGGGATGTCCGTCGCCGAGGCGCGCGAGTTCTTCGCGACCGGCACCGCGCGGACGGTGCTCGACCGGCTCGCCGACGTCGGCCTCGGCTACCTGACGCTCGGCCAGCCGCTCACCACGCTCTCCGGCGGCGAGCGGCAGCGGCTCAAGCTGGCGATCCGGATGGCCGAAAAGGGCTCGACCTACATCCTCGACGAGCCGACGACCGGCCTGCACCTCGCCGACGTCGACCAGCTGCTCGCGCTGCTGGACCGGATCGTCGACGCGGGCAACACGGTGATCGTGATCGAGCACCACCAGGCCGTGATGGCCCACGCCGACTGGCTGATCGACCTCGGCCCGGGCGCCGGGCACGACGGCGGGCGCGTGGTGTTCGAAGGGACCCCGGCCGCGCTCGTGGCGGACGCGTCCACCCTCACCGCCCGCCACCTGCGCGAATACCTGGGAAAGCCGTGA
- a CDS encoding winged helix-turn-helix transcriptional regulator yields MSRRTSWEDNSCPIARAADVLGEPWTLLILRNATAGTTRFEDFRAQLGIADNVLTTRLAKLVERGLLTKLPYRDGGRTRHEYRLTRAGSDALPVLHALGAWGDAHTSAETPYGPMQLVHTGCGQLTRPGEKCDNCGKSLVRDDLAWRGSWLSRGEIPLADPVG; encoded by the coding sequence ATGAGCCGCCGGACCAGCTGGGAGGACAACTCCTGCCCGATCGCCCGCGCCGCCGACGTCCTCGGCGAGCCGTGGACCTTGCTGATCCTCCGCAACGCCACCGCGGGCACCACCCGGTTCGAGGACTTCCGCGCCCAGCTGGGCATCGCCGACAACGTGCTGACGACCCGGCTGGCCAAGCTCGTCGAGCGCGGCCTGCTGACGAAGCTCCCCTACCGCGACGGCGGCCGCACCCGGCACGAGTACCGCCTGACCCGGGCCGGCTCGGACGCGCTGCCGGTGCTGCACGCCCTCGGCGCGTGGGGTGACGCGCACACTTCGGCCGAAACCCCGTACGGGCCGATGCAGCTGGTCCACACCGGGTGCGGGCAGCTCACCCGGCCGGGCGAGAAGTGCGACAACTGCGGGAAATCCCTGGTCAGGGACGATCTTGCCTGGCGCGGTTCCTGGCTCAGCCGGGGCGAGATCCCGCTGGCCGACCCGGTCGGCTGA